In one Candidatus Bathyarchaeia archaeon genomic region, the following are encoded:
- a CDS encoding nucleoside 2-deoxyribosyltransferase, whose protein sequence is MSKKIFISGPIQGMEDKQSYRNRIRSILVKYGYEPIDPWQREKVLYYGRPEEWWSNVPPRDFIKRDLEDIDRCDVLIAYLPKLSAGTCMELFYAKLRGKKTVTICKLKNPSPWIIKHSDIIVRDLKELERVLRERI, encoded by the coding sequence ATGTCTAAGAAAATCTTTATTTCCGGACCCATTCAAGGGATGGAGGATAAGCAGTCTTATAGAAATAGAATAAGATCTATTTTAGTCAAGTATGGTTATGAGCCTATTGATCCTTGGCAGCGTGAGAAGGTCTTATATTATGGGCGACCCGAGGAATGGTGGAGTAATGTTCCACCAAGAGATTTTATTAAAAGGGATCTTGAGGATATCGATCGATGCGATGTTTTAATTGCATATTTACCTAAGCTTTCAGCTGGAACATGCATGGAGCTTTTCTATGCTAAGCTTAGAGGTAAGAAAACTGTGACTATATGTAAACTTAAGAATCCAAGCCCATGGATCATAAAGCATTCTGATATAATTGTTAGGGATTTAAAGGAGTTAGAGAGAGTTCTGAGAGAAAGAATTTAG